A portion of the Burkholderia pseudomultivorans genome contains these proteins:
- the alr gene encoding alanine racemase: MPRPISATIHTAALANNLSVVRRYAGPSKVWAVVKANAYGHGLARVFPGLRGTDGFGLLDLDEAVKLRELGWAGPILLLEGFFRSTDIDVIDRYSLTTTVHNDEQMRMLETARLSKPVNVQLKMNSGMNRLGYAPEKYRAAWERARACPGIGQITLMTHFSDADNERGVAEQLATFERGAASIAGARSLANSAAVLWHPDTHFDWVRPGIVLYGASPSGLSSDIADTGLKPAMTLASELIAVQTIGKGQAIGYGSTFSAQAPMRIGVVACGYADGYPRVAPEGTPVIVDGIRTRIVGRVSMDMITVDLTPCPQAGVGARVELWGNALSIDDVARHCGTIGYELMCAVAARVPVRAE, encoded by the coding sequence ATGCCGCGCCCGATCTCCGCCACCATCCACACCGCCGCTCTCGCGAACAATCTCTCCGTCGTCCGCCGCTATGCCGGCCCGTCCAAGGTCTGGGCGGTCGTCAAGGCCAACGCGTACGGCCACGGTCTCGCGCGCGTGTTTCCCGGCCTGCGCGGCACCGACGGCTTCGGGCTGCTCGACCTCGACGAGGCCGTCAAGCTGCGCGAGCTCGGCTGGGCCGGCCCGATCCTGCTGCTCGAAGGGTTCTTCCGCTCGACCGACATCGACGTGATCGATCGCTACAGCCTGACGACGACCGTCCACAACGACGAGCAGATGCGGATGCTGGAAACGGCCCGGCTGTCGAAGCCCGTCAACGTGCAGCTGAAGATGAACAGCGGGATGAACCGGCTCGGCTATGCGCCGGAGAAATACCGCGCCGCGTGGGAGCGCGCCCGCGCGTGTCCCGGCATCGGCCAGATCACGTTGATGACCCATTTTTCGGATGCCGACAACGAGCGCGGCGTCGCCGAGCAGCTTGCGACCTTCGAGCGCGGCGCGGCGAGCATCGCCGGCGCGCGCAGCCTCGCGAACTCGGCGGCCGTGCTGTGGCATCCGGACACGCACTTCGACTGGGTGCGGCCGGGCATCGTGCTGTATGGCGCGTCGCCGTCCGGGCTGTCGTCCGATATCGCGGACACCGGCCTGAAGCCGGCGATGACGCTCGCGTCCGAGCTGATCGCGGTGCAGACGATCGGCAAGGGACAGGCGATCGGCTATGGCTCGACGTTCTCCGCGCAGGCGCCGATGCGGATCGGCGTGGTCGCGTGCGGCTATGCGGACGGCTATCCGCGCGTCGCGCCCGAAGGCACGCCGGTGATCGTCGACGGCATCCGCACGCGGATCGTCGGCCGCGTGTCGATGGACATGATCACCGTCGACCTGACGCCGTGCCCGCAGGCCGGCGTCGGCGCGCGCGTCGAGCTGTGGGGCAACGCGCTGTCGATCGACGACGTCGCGCGTCATTGCGGGACGATCGGCTACGAGCTGATGTGCGCGGTCGCGGCCCGCGTGCCGGTGCGCGCGGAATAA
- the rimI gene encoding ribosomal protein S18-alanine N-acetyltransferase, with translation MTGVLLSDRYLSPMTDADLDEVVAIEQAAYEFPWSRGNFEDSLRNGYFGVCLRHVTGALVGYCVLMPVIDEMHLLNLCVAPAAQRSGAGLALLREAVRISRAERLDGVLLEVRPSNPRAIQLYERFGFVTIGRRKNYYPARHRSREDAIVMRLTLNKDGGGAHGVD, from the coding sequence ATGACGGGCGTGCTGCTGAGCGACCGCTATCTGTCGCCGATGACCGACGCCGATCTCGACGAGGTCGTCGCGATCGAGCAGGCCGCCTACGAATTCCCGTGGAGCCGCGGCAATTTCGAGGATTCGCTGCGCAACGGCTATTTCGGCGTGTGCCTGCGGCACGTGACGGGCGCGCTCGTCGGCTATTGCGTGCTGATGCCGGTGATCGACGAGATGCATCTGCTGAACCTGTGCGTCGCGCCGGCGGCGCAGCGCTCGGGCGCGGGGCTCGCGCTGTTGCGCGAGGCGGTGCGCATTTCGCGCGCGGAACGGCTCGACGGCGTGCTGCTCGAGGTGCGGCCGTCCAATCCGCGTGCGATCCAGTTGTACGAGCGCTTCGGCTTCGTGACGATCGGGCGGCGCAAGAACTATTACCCGGCGCGGCATCGCAGCCGCGAGGACGCGATCGTGATGCGTCTGACGCTGAACAAGGATGGAGGGGGCGCGCATGGCGTGGACTGA
- the aceA gene encoding isocitrate lyase, with product MSRQQQAQELQKQWETDSRWKGIKRGYTAEDVVRLRGSIAVEHTLAKRGAEKLWTLINTEPFVNALGALTGNQAMQQVKAGLKAIYLSGWQVAGDANVAGEMYPDQSLYPANSVPLVVKRINNTLTRADQIQWSEGKNPGDEGYVDFFAPIVADAEAGFGGVLNAFELMKAMIEAGASGVHFEDQLASVKKCGHMGGKVLVPTREAVAKLSAARLAADVMGTPTVLVARTDAEAADLITSDIDDNDKPFLTGERTVEGFFRTKPGLEQAVSRGLAYAPYADLIWCETGKPDLEYAKKFAEAIHKQFPGKLLSYNCSPSFNWKKNLDDATIAKFQKELGAMGYKFQFITLAGFHALNYSMFNLAHGYARTQMSAFVELQQAEFAAADKGFTAVKHQREVGTGYFDAVTQTVEREASTTALHGSTEDEQFFDGKKVA from the coding sequence ATGTCCCGTCAGCAACAGGCACAGGAACTGCAGAAGCAATGGGAAACCGATTCGCGCTGGAAGGGGATCAAGCGCGGCTACACGGCCGAGGACGTCGTGCGCCTGCGCGGCTCGATCGCGGTCGAGCACACGCTGGCCAAGCGCGGCGCGGAAAAGCTGTGGACGCTGATCAACACCGAGCCGTTCGTCAACGCGCTCGGCGCGCTGACCGGCAACCAGGCGATGCAGCAGGTGAAGGCCGGCCTCAAGGCGATCTACCTGTCCGGCTGGCAGGTGGCCGGCGACGCAAACGTCGCGGGCGAAATGTACCCGGACCAGTCGCTGTACCCGGCGAACTCGGTGCCGCTCGTCGTGAAGCGCATCAACAACACGCTGACGCGCGCCGACCAGATCCAGTGGTCGGAGGGCAAGAACCCGGGCGACGAAGGCTACGTCGACTTCTTCGCGCCGATCGTCGCCGATGCGGAAGCCGGCTTCGGCGGCGTGCTGAACGCGTTCGAACTGATGAAGGCGATGATCGAGGCCGGCGCGTCGGGCGTTCACTTCGAGGACCAGCTCGCCTCGGTGAAGAAGTGCGGCCATATGGGCGGCAAGGTGCTCGTGCCGACCCGTGAAGCCGTCGCGAAGCTGTCGGCCGCGCGGCTCGCGGCCGACGTGATGGGCACGCCGACCGTGCTCGTCGCGCGGACCGACGCGGAAGCCGCCGACCTGATCACGTCCGACATCGACGACAACGACAAGCCGTTCCTGACCGGCGAGCGCACGGTCGAAGGTTTCTTCCGCACGAAGCCGGGCCTCGAGCAGGCAGTCTCGCGCGGCCTCGCGTACGCGCCGTACGCCGACCTGATCTGGTGCGAAACCGGCAAGCCCGATCTCGAGTACGCGAAGAAATTCGCGGAAGCGATCCACAAGCAGTTCCCGGGCAAGCTGCTGTCGTACAACTGCTCGCCGTCGTTCAACTGGAAGAAGAACCTCGACGACGCGACGATCGCGAAGTTCCAGAAGGAACTCGGCGCGATGGGCTACAAGTTCCAGTTCATCACGCTGGCCGGCTTCCATGCGCTGAACTACTCGATGTTCAACCTCGCGCACGGCTATGCCCGCACGCAGATGAGCGCGTTCGTCGAGCTGCAGCAAGCCGAGTTCGCGGCGGCCGACAAGGGCTTCACGGCCGTCAAGCACCAGCGCGAAGTCGGCACCGGCTACTTCGATGCGGTCACGCAGACGGTCGAGCGCGAAGCATCGACGACCGCGCTGCACGGCTCGACCGAGGACGAACAGTTCTTCGACGGCAAGAAGGTCGCATAA
- a CDS encoding DEAD/DEAH box helicase has product MTSSINSSPLNAIADQALGLDAAAAPAALEPASDEPSFASLGLSPEIVSALQAAGYVKPTPVQQRAIPAGIAGRDLLVSSPTGSGKTAAFMLPAIERFAQLQKAQAQQPRAPREPNQGDRRGRRPQPVARPGLLVLTPTRELAMQVTTAASTYGKHLKRLRTVSILGGVAYGQQLMLLAKNPEILVATPGRLLDHLERGRIDLSELKMLVLDEADRMLDMGFIEDIETIVEATPESRQTMLFSATLDGKIGSLTSRLLKDPERIEIQQRLESRANIAQTVHYVDDRDHKDRLLDHLLRDNALDQAIIFTATKIDADQLAGRLADAGFQSAALHGDLPQGARNRTIRALRERRVRVLVATDVAARGIDIPGITHVFNYDLPKFAEDYVHRIGRTGRAGRSGIAVSLVHHAEQGALKRIERFVRAPLPVNVIEGFEPRKAPPRNDRGNGRGRPGGGNGGRRFGGKPGGGHGGSGRSYGSGNGGGWSGKPGGSRDGGRRDGQRSSGPRRSNSAS; this is encoded by the coding sequence ATGACTTCGAGCATCAACTCCAGCCCGCTCAACGCGATCGCCGACCAGGCGCTCGGTCTCGATGCCGCCGCCGCACCGGCCGCGCTCGAACCGGCGTCGGACGAGCCGAGCTTCGCGTCGCTCGGGCTGTCGCCGGAGATCGTCTCCGCGCTGCAGGCCGCCGGCTATGTGAAGCCGACGCCGGTCCAGCAGCGCGCCATTCCGGCCGGCATCGCCGGCCGCGACCTGCTGGTGTCGAGCCCGACCGGTTCGGGCAAGACCGCCGCATTCATGCTGCCCGCGATCGAACGTTTCGCGCAGCTCCAGAAGGCGCAGGCGCAACAGCCGCGCGCGCCGCGTGAACCGAACCAGGGCGATCGTCGCGGTCGCCGCCCGCAACCGGTCGCGCGCCCGGGCCTGCTCGTGCTGACGCCGACCCGCGAACTCGCGATGCAGGTCACGACGGCCGCATCGACCTACGGCAAGCACCTGAAGCGCCTGCGCACCGTCAGCATCCTCGGCGGCGTCGCCTACGGCCAGCAGCTGATGCTGCTCGCGAAGAACCCGGAAATCCTGGTCGCGACGCCGGGCCGCCTGCTCGACCATCTCGAGCGCGGCCGCATCGACCTGTCCGAGCTGAAGATGCTGGTGCTCGACGAAGCCGACCGCATGCTCGACATGGGCTTCATCGAGGACATCGAGACGATCGTCGAGGCGACGCCCGAGTCGCGTCAGACGATGCTGTTCTCGGCCACGCTCGACGGCAAGATCGGTTCGCTGACGAGCCGCCTGCTGAAGGATCCGGAACGCATCGAGATCCAGCAGCGCCTCGAGTCGCGCGCGAACATCGCGCAGACCGTGCATTACGTCGACGACCGCGACCACAAGGACCGCCTGCTCGATCACCTGCTGCGCGACAACGCGCTCGACCAGGCGATCATCTTCACGGCGACCAAGATCGACGCGGACCAGCTCGCCGGCCGTCTCGCCGACGCGGGCTTCCAGTCGGCCGCGCTGCACGGCGACCTGCCGCAGGGCGCGCGCAACCGCACGATCCGTGCGCTGCGCGAGCGCCGCGTGCGCGTGCTGGTCGCGACCGACGTCGCGGCGCGCGGGATCGACATCCCGGGCATCACGCACGTGTTCAACTACGACCTGCCGAAGTTCGCGGAGGACTACGTGCACCGCATCGGCCGTACCGGTCGCGCGGGCCGTTCGGGCATCGCGGTGAGCCTCGTGCACCACGCCGAGCAAGGCGCGCTCAAGCGCATCGAGCGCTTCGTGCGTGCGCCGCTGCCGGTCAACGTGATCGAAGGCTTCGAGCCGCGCAAGGCGCCCCCGCGCAACGATCGCGGCAACGGCCGCGGCCGTCCGGGCGGCGGCAACGGCGGCCGGCGTTTCGGCGGCAAGCCGGGCGGCGGTCATGGCGGCAGCGGTCGCAGCTACGGCAGCGGCAACGGCGGCGGCTGGAGCGGCAAGCCGGGCGGCAGCCGCGACGGTGGCCGTCGCGACGGCCAGCGCAGCAGCGGCCCGCGCCGCAGCAACTCCGCATCCTGA
- a CDS encoding universal stress protein — translation MFRHILVPTDGSELSRKAIDGAIDLARAVGARVTAYACLPQYPYSPFSEVIIEPPADFRARSEREARAHLDEVESAAKAVGVACDTWTSVHPSPYLGIIEAAERGGCDVIFMASHGRRGLGSLLIGSETQRVLTHTKIPVIVYR, via the coding sequence ATGTTCCGGCACATCCTCGTTCCAACCGACGGTTCCGAACTGTCCCGCAAGGCGATCGACGGCGCGATCGACCTGGCGCGCGCGGTCGGCGCACGCGTGACGGCCTATGCGTGCCTGCCGCAGTATCCGTACTCGCCGTTTTCCGAAGTGATCATCGAGCCGCCCGCCGATTTCCGTGCGCGCAGCGAGCGCGAGGCGCGCGCGCATCTCGACGAGGTCGAATCGGCCGCGAAGGCGGTCGGCGTCGCCTGCGACACCTGGACGAGCGTGCATCCGTCGCCGTACCTCGGCATCATCGAGGCGGCCGAGCGCGGCGGCTGCGACGTGATCTTCATGGCGTCGCACGGCCGCCGCGGGCTCGGCAGCCTGCTGATCGGCAGCGAAACGCAGCGCGTGCTGACCCATACGAAAATTCCGGTGATCGTCTATCGGTGA
- the lplT gene encoding lysophospholipid transporter LplT produces the protein MKKGFYTIMAAQFFSSLADNALLIAAIALLKDLHAPNWMTPLLKLFFVLSYVVLAAFVGAFADSRPKGRVMFITNSIKVVGCLIMLFGAHPLIAYGIVGFGAAAYSPAKYGILTELLPADRLVAANGWIEGTTVSSIILGTVLGGALISPHIASHVIAHTPAWINTPAESAMAVIMTIYVIAALFNLRIPDTGARYPKQERGPVKLVTDFADCFMVLWRDRLGQISLAVTTLFWGAGATLQFIVLKWAEVSLGMSLSEGALLQAVVAVGVAGGAVAAAAQIPLKKSLTVLPVGIMMGIAVMLMAFYTRDLFPSHWAVHIGHMRMPVYLIIAYIFLMCVGALSGYFVVPMNALLQHRGHVLLSAGHSIAVQNFNENLSVLVMLCLYAVLVWLDVPVGVVIVLFGTFVCLTMWLVMRRHQANQRQFDAVALIGESKH, from the coding sequence ATGAAAAAAGGTTTTTACACCATCATGGCCGCGCAGTTTTTCTCGTCGCTGGCCGACAATGCGCTTCTCATCGCCGCCATCGCCCTGCTGAAAGACCTCCACGCCCCCAACTGGATGACACCGCTGCTCAAGCTGTTCTTCGTGTTGTCCTATGTCGTGCTGGCCGCATTCGTCGGTGCGTTCGCTGATTCGCGCCCGAAGGGTCGCGTGATGTTCATCACCAACTCGATCAAGGTGGTCGGCTGCCTGATCATGCTGTTCGGCGCCCACCCGCTGATCGCGTACGGAATCGTCGGCTTCGGCGCGGCGGCCTATTCGCCCGCGAAGTACGGCATTCTCACCGAACTGCTGCCGGCCGACCGGCTCGTCGCCGCGAACGGCTGGATCGAAGGCACGACCGTCAGTTCGATCATCCTCGGCACCGTGCTCGGCGGCGCGCTGATCAGCCCGCACATCGCGTCGCACGTGATCGCGCACACGCCCGCATGGATCAATACGCCGGCCGAATCGGCGATGGCGGTCATCATGACCATCTACGTGATCGCCGCACTGTTCAACCTGCGGATTCCCGATACGGGCGCCCGCTACCCGAAGCAGGAACGCGGCCCGGTCAAGCTCGTCACCGACTTCGCCGACTGCTTCATGGTGCTGTGGCGCGACCGGCTCGGCCAGATCTCGCTCGCGGTCACGACGCTGTTCTGGGGTGCGGGCGCGACGCTGCAGTTCATCGTGCTGAAATGGGCCGAGGTGTCGCTCGGCATGTCGCTGTCGGAAGGCGCGCTGCTGCAGGCCGTGGTCGCGGTCGGCGTCGCGGGCGGCGCAGTCGCGGCGGCGGCCCAGATCCCGCTGAAGAAGTCGCTGACCGTGCTGCCCGTCGGCATCATGATGGGCATCGCGGTGATGCTGATGGCGTTCTACACGCGCGACCTGTTCCCGTCGCACTGGGCCGTGCACATCGGCCACATGCGCATGCCGGTGTACCTGATCATCGCGTACATCTTCCTGATGTGCGTCGGCGCGCTGTCGGGCTACTTCGTGGTGCCCATGAACGCGCTGCTGCAGCATCGCGGCCACGTGCTGCTGTCGGCCGGCCACTCGATCGCGGTGCAGAACTTCAACGAGAACCTGTCGGTGCTCGTGATGCTGTGCCTGTATGCGGTGCTGGTGTGGCTCGACGTGCCGGTCGGCGTCGTGATCGTGCTGTTCGGCACCTTCGTGTGCCTGACGATGTGGCTCGTGATGCGCCGCCACCAGGCGAACCAGCGTCAGTTCGATGCGGTCGCGCTGATCGGCGAGTCGAAGCACTGA
- a CDS encoding acyl-CoA-binding protein — MSDLTARFDQAQIDVKQLTERPGNLTLLRLYALFKQATDGDAHGDKPGFTDIVGKYKYDAWDALKGTSQDDAKQQYIELVESLKNGTAS; from the coding sequence ATGAGCGACCTCACCGCCCGCTTCGACCAGGCCCAGATCGACGTCAAGCAATTGACGGAACGGCCGGGCAACCTGACGCTGCTGCGCCTGTACGCGCTGTTCAAGCAGGCCACCGACGGCGACGCGCACGGCGACAAGCCGGGCTTCACCGACATCGTCGGCAAATACAAGTACGACGCCTGGGATGCGCTCAAGGGCACCTCGCAGGATGACGCGAAGCAGCAATACATCGAACTCGTCGAATCGCTGAAGAACGGCACCGCTTCCTGA
- a CDS encoding DUF1853 family protein encodes MTARAAFAFVDTLRDAAVRDLAWLLASPSLLAAAPGASLAQPWSDAAERAAVEAWLAALDAAPAPLHRALDGLRPVRLGRYAECLLEYFLTHGPSLRLVAANLPLRSNGHTLGEVDFLVDTPDGRRLHWELAVKCYLCAPVHAGASLADFVGPNLVDRLDRKRSRLIDHQLRLSSRNGFTLLGYGALSAAQMFVKGWLFYPHGATRPPVSAEIAPDHPRGFWLTHAQWPDWAAAQPAGAAWSVLPRLAWLAPRRIAAHADAAPEPLAAARALPPVLGARQPPALIGVYEPCDDGTWRETARGFVVPDDWPARARAFAAQVD; translated from the coding sequence ATGACGGCCCGCGCGGCGTTCGCGTTCGTCGATACGCTGCGCGACGCCGCAGTCCGCGACCTGGCGTGGCTCCTCGCGAGCCCGAGCCTGCTCGCCGCGGCGCCGGGCGCGTCGCTCGCGCAGCCGTGGTCGGACGCCGCCGAACGGGCCGCCGTCGAGGCGTGGCTGGCGGCGCTCGACGCCGCGCCGGCGCCGCTGCACCGTGCGCTCGACGGGCTGCGACCCGTGCGCCTCGGCCGCTATGCCGAATGCCTGCTCGAATATTTCCTGACGCACGGCCCGTCGCTGCGGCTCGTCGCGGCGAACCTGCCGCTGCGCAGCAACGGGCACACGCTCGGCGAAGTCGACTTCCTCGTCGATACGCCGGACGGGCGGCGCCTGCACTGGGAACTGGCGGTGAAGTGCTATCTGTGCGCGCCGGTGCACGCGGGCGCATCGCTCGCCGATTTCGTCGGACCGAATCTCGTCGACCGGCTCGACCGCAAGCGCAGCCGGCTCATCGACCATCAGCTGCGGCTGAGCAGCCGCAACGGCTTCACGCTGCTCGGCTACGGCGCGCTGTCCGCGGCGCAGATGTTCGTGAAGGGCTGGCTGTTCTATCCGCACGGCGCGACACGGCCGCCGGTGTCCGCCGAAATCGCGCCCGATCATCCGCGCGGTTTCTGGCTCACGCATGCGCAGTGGCCGGACTGGGCGGCCGCGCAACCGGCCGGTGCGGCGTGGAGCGTGCTGCCGCGGCTCGCGTGGCTTGCGCCGCGGCGGATCGCCGCGCATGCCGATGCGGCGCCCGAACCGCTGGCGGCCGCGCGCGCGTTGCCGCCGGTGCTGGGCGCGCGCCAGCCGCCCGCGCTGATCGGCGTTTATGAACCGTGCGACGACGGGACGTGGCGAGAGACGGCGCGCGGCTTCGTCGTCCCGGACGATTGGCCCGCGCGGGCGCGGGCATTTGCGGCGCAGGTCGACTGA
- the tsaB gene encoding tRNA (adenosine(37)-N6)-threonylcarbamoyltransferase complex dimerization subunit type 1 TsaB, with protein MSAMTQTVLLAIDTSTEYCSVALLRSASADAGVSSPQTWVRHELTGAVSSTRVLPAIQELFAESGLTLADCDAIAFGAGPGSFTGLRTATGIAQGLAFGRGLPVVPIGTLLACAEHARLRAPGTTRVLAALDARMDEAYWADFAWDDAAGDWRTLHPAALDAPGAVGVPDAPFTLAGNAAAAFGAQMPATARAVAIDGEALPHALAVAHAALRAFRAGRTVPADQAAPEYVRDKVAQTTAERIAARAAQTGGAQR; from the coding sequence ATGTCGGCCATGACGCAAACAGTGCTCCTCGCCATCGATACGTCGACCGAATACTGCTCGGTCGCGCTGCTGCGCTCGGCTTCGGCCGATGCCGGCGTTTCCTCCCCGCAAACCTGGGTCCGCCACGAACTGACGGGCGCCGTGTCGAGCACGCGCGTGCTGCCGGCGATCCAGGAACTCTTCGCCGAATCCGGGCTGACGCTCGCCGACTGCGATGCAATCGCATTCGGTGCGGGGCCGGGCTCGTTCACGGGCCTGCGCACCGCGACCGGCATCGCGCAGGGCCTCGCGTTCGGGCGCGGCCTGCCGGTCGTGCCGATCGGCACGCTGCTCGCATGCGCCGAGCATGCGCGGCTGCGCGCGCCCGGCACGACGCGCGTGCTCGCCGCGCTCGACGCGCGGATGGACGAAGCCTACTGGGCCGATTTCGCGTGGGACGATGCGGCCGGCGACTGGCGCACGCTGCATCCGGCCGCGCTCGACGCGCCGGGCGCCGTCGGCGTGCCCGATGCGCCGTTCACGCTCGCCGGCAATGCGGCGGCCGCGTTCGGCGCGCAGATGCCGGCCACCGCGCGCGCGGTGGCGATCGACGGTGAAGCGCTGCCGCACGCGCTGGCGGTCGCGCATGCCGCGCTGCGCGCGTTCCGCGCCGGGCGCACGGTGCCGGCCGACCAGGCCGCACCCGAATACGTGCGCGACAAGGTCGCACAAACGACCGCCGAACGCATCGCGGCGCGTGCCGCGCAGACGGGCGGGGCGCAACGATGA
- the thiD gene encoding bifunctional hydroxymethylpyrimidine kinase/phosphomethylpyrimidine kinase: protein MTHPIPNVLTIAGSDSGGGAGIQADLKTFSALGAYGASVITALTAQNTRGVTGVHAPEPAFVTAQLDAVFDDIRIDAVKIGMLANASIVHAVADALRRYAPRFVVLDTVMISKSAHALLAPDAVDALRDALLPLATVVTPNLPEAAALLGDTPATTENDMVRQGRALLQTGARAVLMKGGHLPDAAASPDWLVEAAHTVRLDGPRVPVSNTHGTGCTLSSAIAALLPQHPDLESAVRAAKTYLTGAIAASGRLDVGHGVGPVHHFHRWW from the coding sequence ATGACGCACCCGATACCCAACGTCCTGACGATCGCCGGCTCCGACTCCGGCGGCGGCGCAGGCATCCAGGCCGACCTGAAGACGTTCTCCGCACTCGGCGCCTACGGCGCGAGCGTGATCACCGCGCTGACCGCGCAGAACACGCGCGGCGTGACCGGCGTGCATGCGCCCGAGCCCGCGTTCGTGACCGCGCAGCTCGACGCGGTGTTCGACGACATCCGCATCGACGCGGTCAAGATCGGCATGCTCGCGAACGCCTCGATCGTGCACGCGGTCGCCGACGCGCTGCGGCGCTACGCGCCCCGCTTCGTCGTGCTCGACACGGTGATGATCTCGAAAAGCGCGCATGCGCTGCTCGCGCCGGACGCGGTCGACGCGCTGCGCGATGCGCTGCTGCCGCTCGCGACGGTCGTCACGCCGAACCTGCCCGAAGCGGCCGCACTGCTCGGCGACACGCCCGCGACGACGGAGAACGACATGGTCCGGCAGGGCCGCGCGCTGCTGCAAACGGGCGCGCGCGCCGTGCTGATGAAAGGCGGGCACCTGCCCGACGCGGCCGCGAGCCCCGACTGGCTCGTGGAAGCGGCGCATACGGTGCGCCTCGACGGTCCGCGCGTGCCCGTCAGCAATACGCACGGCACCGGCTGCACGCTGTCGTCGGCGATCGCGGCGCTGCTGCCGCAGCATCCCGACCTCGAAAGCGCGGTGCGCGCCGCGAAGACCTACCTGACCGGCGCGATTGCCGCGAGCGGGCGGCTCGACGTCGGCCACGGCGTCGGCCCCGTCCATCATTTCCATCGCTGGTGGTAA
- a CDS encoding uracil-DNA glycosylase, translated as MAWTEAALEEMGLAQIWVRRGQRADGEAVAADAGAVGASATPQADAVADGGAAVAAATVARQPRPDHDAGLPPADVTRSAVSARVPADAPPQAVAPASDAMRRDTADAAARREFADERASAQRESTASTAPMPPAFDAPPAAEDDFAWFDAAPPGDPVAPAESRAAETPVAMLDWDALAARVADCTRCRLCEKRTNTVFGVGDREADWMLVGEAPGENEDKQGEPFVGQAGKLLDNMLRSLSLERGRNVYIANVIKCRPPGNRNPEPDEVARCEPYLQRQVALVKPKLIVALGRFAAQTLLKTDASIASLRGRVHAYEGVPVIVTYHPAYLLRSLQDKSKAWADLCLARDTFGAAAGGAAQQPAGQ; from the coding sequence ATGGCGTGGACTGAAGCGGCGCTCGAGGAAATGGGCCTCGCGCAGATCTGGGTGCGGCGCGGGCAGCGCGCGGATGGCGAAGCCGTGGCGGCTGATGCAGGCGCGGTGGGCGCGTCAGCGACGCCGCAGGCCGATGCCGTCGCGGACGGCGGCGCTGCCGTTGCGGCGGCAACGGTCGCCCGGCAGCCGCGACCGGATCACGACGCCGGTTTGCCGCCGGCTGATGTAACGCGCAGCGCGGTCTCCGCCCGCGTACCGGCCGATGCGCCGCCGCAGGCCGTCGCGCCGGCATCCGACGCCATGCGACGCGATACAGCCGACGCGGCAGCCCGTCGCGAATTCGCCGACGAGCGCGCGTCGGCGCAACGCGAGTCCACTGCATCCACGGCCCCGATGCCGCCGGCTTTCGACGCACCGCCCGCCGCCGAAGACGATTTCGCGTGGTTCGACGCCGCGCCGCCGGGCGACCCCGTCGCGCCGGCCGAATCGCGCGCCGCGGAAACGCCGGTCGCGATGCTCGACTGGGATGCGCTCGCCGCGCGCGTCGCCGACTGCACGCGCTGCCGCCTGTGCGAGAAGCGCACCAATACCGTATTCGGCGTCGGCGATCGCGAGGCGGACTGGATGCTGGTCGGTGAGGCGCCGGGCGAGAACGAGGACAAGCAGGGCGAACCGTTCGTCGGCCAGGCCGGCAAGCTGCTCGACAACATGCTGCGCTCGCTGTCGCTCGAGCGCGGCCGCAACGTCTATATCGCGAACGTGATCAAGTGCCGGCCGCCCGGCAACCGCAATCCCGAACCGGACGAGGTCGCGCGCTGCGAGCCGTATCTGCAGCGCCAGGTCGCGCTCGTGAAACCGAAGCTGATCGTCGCGCTCGGCCGCTTCGCCGCGCAGACGCTGCTCAAGACGGATGCGAGCATCGCCTCGCTGCGCGGCCGCGTGCATGCATACGAAGGCGTGCCGGTGATCGTCACCTACCATCCGGCCTACCTGTTGCGCAGCCTGCAGGACAAGTCGAAGGCCTGGGCCGACCTGTGCCTCGCGCGCGACACGTTCGGCGCGGCGGCGGGCGGCGCCGCGCAACAGCCGGCCGGGCAATGA